ACCTTCATTGTACCAGCACCAAGCAAGCCATCCTCAAAGAACAGCAAaaaaggcaagaagcggaaggcttcaagctAGAACTGTGCGGTAGTCACTCCACAAATCCCTCATCCACTCCAACAAGTTGCTTCAACCAACCTTGAGCCAACCATGAAAGCTTACACTGGGACTCATCACAAGTGTAATACATGTTTATACCATCATCCCTTCCACACACCTTGCCGCCTATTGCAATAGATTCAGTCATTTTGCCAACCAGTGCCGAAGTGGCCCAAAGCCACAACGTAATTAAACCCAAGCCATCACTGCAAACCAAACCCTACCCAAAACCAACCTCAGCCTCAAGCCAACACAGGCCGAGCAAGTTTCAAGTGTGGCGATCCCAATCATCTCACCAATGTCTGTCTTCagcgcaacaacaacaacaaccagcagcaacagcctcaacaaGCGCGTGGTAGAGCCTTCTATAACACCACAACCGTAAGATACAACAAACCGCGGTGGTAAcgtcggggagtcacgttacagaAATTATTTCACAACATATGGTATATAAGgctttgttttattgaattaataaattacattgtcttggaacaaaaataaataaaatacaacaatTGTCCTTAAGTTTTAAGGTaaactaaggcccgagtccatcCTACGTGTAATACACGTTCAACATCATCAcacattagcacctgaaacatatgtgaaattAACATCAGCATGGAAAGCcggtgagtaacataggttttgtgagtcaAATTCATGGCTTTGTATTTATTATTGTAATACCTCGTCCGACTATGAGAGTCAATGAGTGAAAACCTTGTATCCAAACTTGTATTAAAATATTTGGTATTGCAATATGTTTAACCAACTATAAAAGTTGGTATGAGTTATAAACCTTGTAGCTATGAATCTTGACAAAAGAGTTTCTTTTGTTAACTGTATAAGAAAAACGATTTAAAAGAAATctttgtatggtttatatctttaatTGAAAATCGCTCGTGACTTGTCCAAAACCATTTGTCCTTGTTTATAGTGATTTGGATAATGCTACAATAGGTAACACAataagagcatttatatataggaagtaccagcggcgtatccactaaGCACTTATCATATTGCACTCGCCTTGTTATCTAAATCACTTACTATGTATAAACCAATCGTCCGTGTCATAAACCAATCGTCCTTGTCATAAACCATTTGTCCGTGTTATAAACCAATCGTCTTTGTTTTAATTGTGTAAACTGTGGTCGTTTTGGTGAATAAATTCAAGCCTGTGTTGACTCGTCTCGACTAatagaccaccaaagggtctaTTAAAATATTCGACTAACAAACCACCAACGGGTTTGTGAAAATACAGTTTCTGTTGTTCCTCAAACTTCCCCACAAACCCAGGGAAATCTGGTAATGGGATTGTCAGTCCGAttgtaccataacatactactggtcggcttggccaaaattaatgaatgtcattcgtgtcATGGATAACGCACCAACAAGTTTTCCACATTATTAAAAACATGTTGTTATATATAAACCATAAGCtttgttttgaaaacttgaaaatgatttagcacatatgaatcaccaaaacatttgaaaaacatagaagaggggactatgtactcactcgGATTGCGTATATATCTTGTGTAAACAAAGCTCAAGTGTTCAAGTGGTTCCTAATGTATCGGATAACTATATGTTAGTGTATTGAGACTTTAaacgggagatcggatagaatgaggtttatAACCAAACGAGTGAAGGATCTCGTGTAGTATGGTTCATAAtaccttacattctgattggaaagggTTCCTaaatgttttgacccgttacgacttgTTAAAGTGGTTTAAGTCACGTTAACGGGTCGTAAGCGTAACTGTGGGTTCGGATGGTTAAATAAGTCCTATGAAGAATCTGGTATGTCAAAACAAGTTAATAATGTTGTGcgatcagtttagatgtcaaaacaatGGTCTTATATGCTTAAAACTATTTTATGCGCCAAAAGGGCATTTTCGTAATTTAAAGGTACATATAATCGACTCGTCATATGACTAACCAAACgacatgaccataaggtataacctcagagggtaaTTTCCTATATTACTATGGTCATAAAAATGCGCTTGGTCGAATCCtaagattgaccaaacgggtcagattcgaaagtcaaagcggtaGTCAAACTGCTCGACTTTCGACTAAGGAAAATTATAAACTAGAAATGACTAGTTAGACATGTTagaacatgtctaataatgttataaaactgatttggggtcaaaatttaagttttaatATCCGAAAACACTTTCGTCGTAAAATACACTTTTAtacattttttacttttatttcgtAAAAGTTTGACTCGTCTTTTCGCCTACTAAACGTGGTGATCAGAAGGTGCAATCTCAAGGGATTAATACCTttgtgattacaatcacgttgcaaagttcaatttgaactttgacttgaccaaaaaGGTTAGAACCGAAAGTCAAAAAAGTCATTTTGTTTAACTTTTGGCTCATAAATAGCCAAAATAATGAAATAGACTAGGAGAGAACACTTACTTGTGCTCTAGGAATGATAGAACTTCAGTAGCAGGCTTCCAATTGTTGGAAACAAGCTCCAAAAGAATAGAGGAAGAAGATAGAAATGAGCAAGTTGGAATGAACAAAggaccttgctatttatagtgatctTGAGCTCATCAATTCAAGCCAAGTGTCCCTCCAGGTGTTATGACATGCTTAGTGTCCTCCCAGGTGTCCAAACGAGAAGAAAAGTGGAAAATTTGTGAGCTTGGAGGCTAAGGAATGAGCAGGTTGCTGCTAAGTGGTTTCTGCTATGCtgggtgtcccttacggaccgtaaggatggggtcttacggtccgtaagaccctTAGAAGCACAAAAGTTTTCTTTGTTGGCAGTTTTGGCCCTAGACTTGTATTATCgcgtttttatcatttttaacccatttaacttAATATTTAGGATATATAAAGGTGTTAAGGCATGTGTAACTTGGATTTTGTTCTTGAAATGTCGTGAATATCATTTCGCTCGATCGTACGATTACGTATTtcgtaaataaaatataacattttattaTACATGAAAATGATCGAAATCATACAATGTTTGAAAAATAGCAAATGTCAAAGTATCCCCTACTTTCAGagatttcgtcccgaaatttaatttgaGGAAACATGTGAGAAAAGATGTGGGTATTTCGCTTTCATTTGATCCTCTCGTTCCCTGGTAAActttgggccacgtttggattcccaacgaactttaacaATTGGTATCCGTTTGTGCTTGAGTTTCTTGCTTCACGGTCCAATATCTCCataggtttctcgacaaagtgcatagTGTCATCAATGCAAATTTCGTCAAGAGggatgtggaggttttcatcggCTAAACACTTTTTCAAGTTGGACATGTGGAAAGTTGGGTGAACGTTCCCAAGTTCAGAAGGTAGATcaagtttgtaggccacctttctTATCCTTTCAATGATCTTAAAAGGTCCCACATATcaaggtgcaagttttcctttcttcacaaatctaaccacacctttccaaggggataccttgagaaggacgcgatcaccaacttggaattccaaaGGCTTGCGTCGTttgtcagcataactcttttgacgacttctAGCTGTCAAAAGGTTATCGCGGATCTTTTTTACTTTGTCTGTTGTGTCTAGAATAAGTTCAGGCCCGGTGAGTTTAGCTGCACCAActtcattccaacagacaggtgaacgacattttcgaccatagagtgCCTCGAAACGAGCCATGTtaatgctagagtgataactgttgttgtaggagaattcggtcaaaggtagatgcgaatcccagctataaccaaagtcgatcacataagctctaagcatatcctcaaGTGTTTGGATTGTCTTTTCAGTTtttccatccgtttgaggatgatatgcaatGTTCAAATTGAGTTTGGTTCCCATAGctgattgcatggtcttccaaaaatgagatgagaagCGAGCATCATGATCTgatatgatgttcaaaggaacaccatgacgagatacaatctcatcaaaaTAGTTCTTAacaagcttgtcagcagataaATCCTCACGAATCGGCaaaaagtgtgctgactttgttagacgatcaatgactacccaaatggcatcatgacctctTGAAGCGCATGGTAGTTGagtgatgagatccatagcaatgttctcccacttccatattGCAATCCTTGGTTGTTCAAGCAAACCAGAAGGACGTTGATGTTCTGCCgtgactttaagacaagttaggcatttggACACGTACAAGGCTATGTCCGTCTTCATAtccggccaccaatactgggtacgAAGATCCATgtacattttgtctgctccaAGATGAATAGAGTAACAAGTCTTATGTGCTTCGTCCAACAACAAGGTGCGGAGATTGTCTAGGTTTAGAACCCACAAATGGTTCAAGAAATAGAGTAGCTCATCATCTTTTGTTTTACGCTGAAGCACAAGATTATGTGGCAGTTCATTTTTCAACAAGCCTTAGTTTACACAAGTACATTGATCTTGGAAAATTCATGTTTGGATGTCAGATCGAAATCAaacacaatgaagcttgacaTGTTCtttacgactaagtgcatcggctacgacattcgccttacaaGGATTGtagcgaatctcacagtcgtatcGTTTAGaagttcgacccaacgtcgttgcctcatttTAGTTCCTTTTGATTTAGAatatgttggagacttttgtggtctttGAAAACTACACCATTTGTACCATAAAGTTAGTGCCTCCAAattttgagagcaaaaactatagcacctaactcaagatcatgagttgtgtagttcttttcatggaTTTTCAATTATCTTAatgcataggctatgactttgtctctttgcatgagaacacaggTAAGGCCATAATGAAATCGTCGTTGCCATCGGGTAAGGATAGAATTGGAGCATctcaaagcttttgtttcaaggtTTGGAAAGCTtgttcttgtttgggtccccactcaaaaggtttattcttttgagtcaaagcagtgagggGAACTTCAGTCTTGAAGAAGTTCGTGATGAAACGACGGTAATagccagcgagaccaagaaatgaacgaacttcTGTAGGAGTAGGAGACTCtagtccttaatcgcactgagTTTAGAAGGATcgacatgtataccttgttcgttgacgatgtgacccaagaattgaaattctttaagccaaaattcacacttgaaGAATTTGGTataaagttgttccttctttagaaGTTCCATCGTTAGACGAAGATGATGTCCGTGGTCAGCTCGggattttgaataaatcaaaatgtcgtcgatgaaaacaatgacgaacttgtctaaatgaggtttacaaaccctattcattaagtccatgaagacagcaggagcattagtcaagcTAAAAGGCATGATAGTGAACTCGTAATGATCGTATCGAATgcgaaaagcagttttaggaatatctTCCTCGAGTACATAAAGTTGATGAAATCCAAAATGgagatcaatctttgagaaacatgtagcaccttgtagttgatcaaaaagatcatcaatacGAGGTAGGGGATATTGACTTTTAATcgtgagtttgttgagctcacgataatcgatgctcATGCAGAAGGATCCGTCctttttcacgaataggacaagatcaccccaaggtgaaaagctcggacgaaTGAAAACTTTGTCCAACAGTTCTTGAAGATGTttcgacaattcttgcatctcagacggtgcaagacggtaaggggATTTGGCAATCGGGTTGGCACCAGGTACAAGTTCTATGCGAAACTCGACTTGGCTACTAGGGTAAGCcatgtagttcttcaggaaacacctcaGGATAATATCAAACGATGGGGATGTCTTGAATGCTCTTACTCATGCCTTTCTCCTCTACGATATGTGCCAAAAAGGCTACATAATTCTTTCGTAGGTATTTTTGGGCTTGGGTACAAGTCATGAGTTTTAGACTACTAGATGGTTTCTCTCCGCGGACTTCAAAGATTTCACCAGACGACAgaggcacacgaacgatcttatCAAAACAGATCACTTTAgcatggtgtttggttaaccagtccattcctactatgacgtcaaaactcccaagttgcattggcgtgaggttaATGGGAAAAAGATGGCTATTGAGGTTCAATTAGCTACAAACTTGAGTTTTGGTGATGGAGGACGCTTAGGTGGTGAAGGTGGATGTGTAGGAAACCATTGTGGTGTTGGAGGTGGTTGGGTTGTTGGTGGTGTGGTGAAAATGATCATGGCAAAGGTTTGACAAACATCTGCTGAAACAACTAGTGTCTCAGCAGCTGTTTGGCTAACATCTGCTAATACATTTGTTGTATCAGCATCTGTTGGGTGAGCTGGTGATGAGGGTGTTGAAGCTTTCTTTTGTGGTGGTTGTTATGGAgaaggtttagctttaggtttagcagAGGATACAGTTTTTGTAGGAGTAGCAGTGGTTTTAGGAGGGATGGCAATTGGTTTTCTGACTTTTCtagtagactttcttctttttgAAGTACCAATATCTTCCTTTTTTCCTCTGCTCTGCCTGTTCTTGCTTTATCAAATTTGAAGGGCTTTGCTTTCCTTTGTATCTTGCTTATTATGTTTTTCCAAAACAATTTCTTCAGCCATCTTATTAAGGGTCTCATCAATCCCTTTTTCTTTTCTGGCCTCTAATGTTTTAACAGAAGTTTTTGGTTGAGCAGACTCTGACTTTTGTTGCacctttggttttggttttgctTTTGAATCAGGCTGCAATCTTCTCAGTGAATATTTTTCCCTctttttggcatcatcatcatcatcttgaaTGATTGTTGTAGGGGCTGAGCCAGTAATTTTGACCAGATGTTCCTTAATGGCCTTAATGTCTGCTTGTGTATCTTGTACCTAGCATCAACCATATTTCTTATAAGTTCTATATGAGTGTTGTGGTTGATTTCAACCAAATTCCTTTGAGCTTGAAGGATGGGTTGCACAGAATTCCACAACTCAATGGCAATTTGCTGAGTGCTAGGTTAACATTTAGAAAGctccatcatcttcttcatcatttctTTCTTGTCAGCAACAGATGTTTCCATTGAAGTCATTCTATCTGTCAATTCTTTATATCTTAATTCATCACCTaatttaataggatcatctgaattcctaCCTATGGTAGTTGTATTTGTTCTGATAATAGGAGAAGACTCCAAATCATCATAAAGCCCCTTttttcttggttctggggacttcccacTGGAACAGAAGTTATAGTTGTAGCCCAACAGTGGTTTCCTTCAAGGGAATCTTAAGTATGTAACCACTGTAACCGATTAATTCAACAGTtttagtggctgctccacttgaactaccaccaagagtttcgtgaaactcaaggggtgtaacctacTCAAATGTTTGTGGGATAGCAGATTGAAGTTGTTCAGACatagtcatttgttgaggtatactCTCATTAATGTGTGAGTGAGGGGGTTGTTTTGAGTATGAATTCCAATTGCTTCAAACATAAGTATTATTGTTGGTGGGGAGAGGGTTGTGGTGTAGAAAGCGACATTGCCCTGGGAGAGGGGCTTTTAAGCATATTTTCAAATAAAAGGTCTGTTTCAtgatgtggtgtccctgtgcttacaacatgatccttttgtgaggattcatgatgtaacaccccgtgttttcaaaagtcaaagtcaaagtcaaaattgacttctttgactgtaattagtctattttcatgttttactttagttgtattatgtggagtaagtgatATCattcaaagtaatcgaatgtctAATCAACGCGAACTGCTTAACGACCTTGAATAGCAGGAAGTAaaaatgcgataaagtcaattaaccagtaatcaagctaatcaaatcatcatcgaactcgaaactcgaattttGCGACCTTGGTGTTattatacatgtgtgtgtgccttatgtgttacttgtgcgtgtttactttatgttatgtgtgtggtgatcaatcgaatcgaatcgaaactcgaaactcaatcgaactcaatcaaaatcgaagtatgataattagtggagaagggATATTGCAAGATATAGacgcttgtatgtagatatagtagttaggattaaaagtaatttgaataggaaactctatcgcattcgtatcatcttcaatcggAATCGAAACATTagaaatcgtcgcaccaaacGCTCGAAACAGGCTATTGATCGATCAGGcttccagccgatcgaacagcctagccgatcggacggactgtccgatcgaacaggctgtccgatcggggtgcctggccgatcggccagccctttcctctttgggaagcctataaatagccctgtcattgtcactctttccacttttggaaactctctgaccgaccagctcgtgttcttcactatttctcagatttctctcaatcccggtaagatttcatcctaaatcttgtactttcttgatctatgcacactcctacacctttctatctttcaaatcttgatttctaaccgtgaaatcatcaagatctaagtgttctaggatgatgtcatcatggtgttcttgaagaacttcatgttttggcttcaatccaccaagaatcacttggatcaagccgatttccacataaacaaacacggatctatcatagatctgaacatttacacgGTGCGAAGGATTGAATGaaggattttccaactttctttcaacccttttacactcaatgccttcaaaccggtagaaacgaagcttgagccaactcaGTGATCGTTCTAatagttgtgtggttcaagattcggattctatctacgaggttcgccgatttcgggttaaactttaAGCCCCGTTCcaaaccgttcaccggccggacttgggtgattcctgtccaagcgggggaaacaagtaagaacaaaggttccatggttcagctcgttgtgaaaatacctcgatataacgtcaaacaagcagaacaaccaagtgttagacgaacaggccgaccaggtcaggatgctgaccgaacggacATGTTGTTTGAacgaacaacccaaccgatcAGACATGCTAGCCGAACGACccggccagccgatcggctagcatatggccccacactttaacaatttcatgaagtctagtattgaacgaagtgctgttcgatcgaacatgctgttcgatttgaattactcttcggatcatgagatactatgcttcaacacttaatcgatttccagatcgttcgacgtattggaatgccacccgatcgaacatgctgtccgatcaggtgacatcctaaTGAGAACTTattactgaagtacctaaccgatcggttaagccgactgatcgaacgacctgttcgatcgatcgacctgaaaggtaaggatacttcaatgatttcaaatactgcaacaaaaacttcaaaagtttaaaccatcatacacaagcacatcctactcaaaggaagaaataatccactcgaacagcccaaccgatcgagcctaccggccgaccgaacaggctgtccgaatgGATTGTCAAACCGAATAGAACTtacaaactgtcacaccccgaccacgtataacaacaaaacgtggcggaaacgtcggggagtgttgtaacagaatcattgtttcataacacatggaaattgaaatgttgttttattgattaaaagaaattacaatgtcttaacaacaaataagcataacataattaactagtcttgcgtcttttaatgtcactaaggcccaagtccgcctatgtgtatcttgatcaatcctatgcatcatcttctgaaacacatgtgaaaatatgtacgtcagcataaaaatgccagcgagtacataggttttattgatttaggattcatgagttataagtt
Above is a window of Helianthus annuus cultivar XRQ/B chromosome 14, HanXRQr2.0-SUNRISE, whole genome shotgun sequence DNA encoding:
- the LOC110905213 gene encoding neurofilament heavy polypeptide-like codes for the protein MDKESMVSKTLAKEDDPILDESRSAAQTSVAEPTAPVDHDTTAGVVKPTLAKSKKKPATSKKPTKTKQNKAGPLEDEIPEVQDTQADIKAIKEHLVKITGSAPTTIIQDDDDDAKKREKYSLRRLQPDSKAKPKPKVQQKSESAQPKTSVKTLEARKEKGIDETLNKMAEEIVLEKHNKQDTKESKALQI